Sequence from the Mytilus galloprovincialis chromosome 13, xbMytGall1.hap1.1, whole genome shotgun sequence genome:
ttatatttggaaatattttattctTGGTATAATTCTtattgaattttgtcgatatatttCTCTTCTTATTTGTGCTGCATATTAGAATAAATTTTCCAAGTATTCTGAAACAAAATGTCAATTAATGTTTTGCATTTTGTGAACTTAAAACTCTGTGACTTGAAGTATTCTTTGactgtttaaaatgtttaaatatacaaGGTTTGTATATACATcatattattgctattttacaaaATGGATCTAACTGACTAATAATTTCCCTTCTCAGCATGTACAGTCGAGTGAATTTAAATTATTGCTTGAAACTAAGGGTGGATGTGCCGGTCGgcaatgaaattaacaacattgtcataggtaaaatagcgataaaagagggacgaaagataccaaagggacagtcaacagattatcattggtcatctcaactcaattgcttttctcacttcTGGCGTACCGGCTCCAGCGAGAAAATCATTCTGGTTGTGATGACCAGGATAATCcataaatatctaaatataagtGAGTTACCTTTCCTTTACTTTTCGTCTGTCCAGATGATGACTTCATTTTACAATGTTGTAATGCTTCATTGGCTATGTCTGACACAAACTTCTGTGCTGCTATGGATACCAATCTTGTTCTACAAAAAGGAAACATTAGTTTGCtagtttacaaaatttagtaGCACATTGGATTGGTTATATCCAATACAACCCTCTGAAAACCAGTAGTTAAATAAATTGGAACATAAAGGTATCAATCTTTAACttgaatttgttataaaaataatctaCTACTTCATACTTTGTTTTTTCAAACCTTTTTGTTTAGAGTGTAACTGATGAATCTTTTATAGATGCCCAGGTATCTGACATACAATATCTTAATCcttttatctatgatgagtttaataattttcaataaaGGTAATAGGACTTCTAACTTTATAATAATGGTATAACAGACAACTTACATTCTAGGATCTGAAGCTTCAAATCCTGCTCTATTCAAGTAAAAGGCTGTTACTGAATCTGGTATCTAAGAGGAAATAAAAGAACATACTAATagttaaatgaaattaaagggagataagtctcctttaaaaaaaaaaaaagaaagctaaaaaaaaaaaatcaatattgttCAGGAAAACCTATTTTCCCGAAGTCTAGGAGTGAATATACATTATTTATGAAGGAAATTGCCCACTTAATCCTCAATCATGGTAACTAAAGGGAAGTAACTACAACTGTGTCAACTGAAACTTATCTATTCTATATTCAGaatattatggttttttttaactcaGTGTGTACCTGTTAATTtgctttttacatgtattttttttaattaattaaatcaTATGACAATAAATTTAGCCAATCTTATGTCTATGAAACCTTAATttaagatattattttttgtcataaactatgaattaaaaatttggtgctaACTATCTCATTTTTCATAACAACgttgttatttttaatttcagcaGCAGACATCCTGAAATGCACCAATCAGTTCCATATCAAATATCATATGGGAATCAATTAAGCATACATGGTTAACAATATATAAGAAttgatttttgtatgttttgtatggcatttcttataataataaaacttaagtatatatcatgtatattaataCAAAGTCAATAGTCATTTTGTGAATAAGAATGATGTAACATTTCTAGCCATAAGAATGTTTGTAGTGTATGACCTTCATTTGACCTTGTAAATATTAAGCTGAAACAGCTTCAACTTTCTGTATCAATTCATAAAATATCTTCAGTCCTATCTGGAGTAATTTTTCTTCAATAGTTTTTCCAATTTTCAAAACTTTCTGCTGAATTAAGAGCTTCTTTTGTTCAGAGTGAGAATTATAAAACCCAATGAAAATGTGTTTAATGATTGTTAATCTTACTACTTACAGTTGGTGCATAATCTTCCAGCTGCTGTACAAAATCTGTCAATGGTCCCCCAGCTCTGTTGTCTGATGCCCCACCACTAGGGATCAGGTTACCCTGCTGTGGACTCTCATctgataaagaaaacaatatcaTCCATAAACAAAAACTTAAGCTtcatactattttatttttaatataaaatatatctaaaatGTTCTCTATGTCTTTATTCTTTGTTCATCCTTAAATTACAGAAACAGATTAAAGCTTATATGATAAAATCAATCTCACAATCTCCACTGAAGACGAAAGGAACtgtataaccagatgctctgcagggtgcagctatatacgaccgcagaggttgaaccctgaacagttggggcaagtatggacacaacatttaagctggattcagctctaaatttggattgtgattaaatagtggacacagcataggtttctgacacagaatgaatgtggtctaatgaacttaaaatattttttttgcctttgagcaattcactatgctgttgaatatgaatcctttcaaaaaaatgtttgaagaaattttctttttatttgtgaaatctgaaatgagaaaaatttaacccccccccttttttttcacatccccctttccctttttccaaaactgatctcaattcaaattcttaatggagtttgcaacaataactactcatttaaatacatcataaaatattaaaatgtaaaataaagtgcttgttatcactgaatggtaaagattgttttaatttatcagttggtagtaaaagtgaatatacattgtatattgtataaaacaatgatttaagttgattcaactactattctggacaaagaaagataactctaattgaaaatttcttgctattgcacaatattgtgcaattagatatttcttgctattgcgcaatactgtgcaattgaaaattgcttgctattgcacaataatgTGCAatagaagatttcttgctattgctgaatactgtgcaattgaaaatttcttgctattccacaatacttaatataataattttggatcctgatttgaaccaacttgaaaactgggcccataatcaaaaatctaagtatgtgtttagattcagcagataaaaaaagcccaagaattcaatttttgttaaaatcaaacttaatttaattttggaccctttggacttaaatgtagaccaatttgaaaacggaaccaaaaattaagaatctacatacacagttagatttggcatatcaaagaaccccaattattcaatttttgatgaaatcaaacaaagtttaattttggaccccgatttggaccaacttgaaaactgggccaataatcaaaaatctaagtacatttttagattcagcatatcaaagaaccccaaggattcaatttttgttaaaatcaaactacgtttaattttggaccctttgaaccttaatgtagaccaatttgaaaacgggaccaaaaattaagaatctacataaacagttagattcggcatatcaaagaaccccaattattcaatttttgatgaaatcaaacaaagttcaattttggaccctttgggccccttattcctaaactgttgggaccaaacctcccaaaatcaaacccaaccttccttttatgggcataaaccttgtgtttaaatttcatagatttctatttactaatactaaagttatggtgcgaaaaccaagaataatgcttatttgggcccctttttggccccttattcctaaactgttggaaccaaaactcccaaaatcaatcccaaccttccttttgtgttcataaaccttgtgtcaaaatttcatagatttcaatttactaaaactaaagttacagtgcgaaaaccaagaaaatgcttatttgggccctttttggcccttaattcctaaaatattgggaccaaaactcccaaaatcaatcccaaccttccttttgtggtcataaaccttgtgttaaaatttcatagatttatattcacttttattaaagttagagtgcgaaaactaaaagtattcggacgacgatgacgcaagacgacgacgacaccaacgtgatagcaatatacgacgaaaaattaaaatttttgcggtcgtataaaaaagtgTTAGTACTGATTTTGCAGGTATATGAACATACTTCTTACCAAACTTTAAGCTTATATGATAAAATCAATCTCACAATCTCCACTGAAGACAAAAGTAACTATATAAAAAAGTGTTAGTACCGGTTTTGCAGGTATATGAAAATACTTCTTACCAAACTTTAAGCTTATATTATAAAATCAATCTCACAATCTCCACTGAAGACGAAAGGAACTGTATAAAAAAGTGTTAGTACTGATTTTGCAGGTATATGAACATACTTCTTACCAAACTTTAAGCTTATATGATAAAATCAATCTCACAATCTCCACTGAAGACAAAAGTAACTGTATAAAAAAGTGTTAGTACCGGTTTTGCAGGCATATGAAAATACTTCTTACCAAACTTTAAGCTTATATGATAAAACCAATCTCACAATCTTCACTGAAGACAAAAGTAACTGTATAAAATAGTGTTAGTACTGATTTAGCAGGTATATGAACATACTTCTTACCAAACTTTAAGCAAAATAAACCCTTCAAATTAAAAGGTCCTAGTATAAGCAAAGGCTGCTTAACTTTTTGCTTCTTGTCAAATAATTTTTTCCCTTTCTTTTAACGTGAACTGATTGTTAGTTTTGATTAAAGATATAAGCAGTGCTGTGTATTTGCTTATATGCTGGACTATCTGAATTATCACAAAATAACTATAACTAGAGGCCCTGGGAGCAGAGGTTACAAGATGATACCCTGCCCTCACACAAAGCAATGACAAAGTATACAGTTTATTTTGGAAGTTtggttaaaggggcactagctgtcaaattcatggtcaccgatttgactcaaattctcatatttggtttataacaatgtaaaacatttatccaaactatcaaaagtctaaaataaacagtttacagagcatggggtagataacatataggttcgtttcgtgtgtattttagtccagacgccatctaattaactattgatttgacctcagatgaccatataagcgatgtaaccaaaaataaagataccctttgaatagattaaaccaacacgtgcaattggatttttataggtctgtttgattatattttatagattaaaaatagatgtttctcattgtttttaactgtataagaatgattttatgtgcatcgaattagtaatcaaatgatttaccgtagtttcactttgactgttgacattctttttctttaaataaccagtacacataCAATGCATgtgttgtcaatctctagctaggggttaacttgaagttcacatgaatacggatttaaagaggtcgactcattcacttgtaagtgaatcactaattatcaatgtttcttagcgtaatttgacaaaattgaacctttttggctgcaaaaagtgaattgttatttcactatttcactttcattattgattgaacaaaaaaaaatcaaactttagatttttttttatatcttgtagCTTTAAATAAACAAACTATATGTATACCATTATATGATTAAAATTCCTGAAAAAAGTTGATATAAATTCTGAGAAATGAAGAGGTTGCCAATACAAAATTGGTACGTCCATAAAAATAATTGGGAAAATCAGTGACATACATCATATAATACACTTTTGTAAATATGTCATTGGTAAAatctatattttgtatgttttgatgttagggtgaaggttggcaccTGTCAAA
This genomic interval carries:
- the LOC143057946 gene encoding transcription initiation factor TFIID subunit 10-like isoform X4; translated protein: MLHSSFYDNMNTEPDESPQQGNLIPSGGASDNRAGGPLTDFVQQLEDYAPTIPDSVTAFYLNRAGFEASDPRITRLVSIAAQKFVSDIANEALQHCKMKSSSGQTKSKGKDKRLTLTMDDLTPALAEYGINVKKPAYFV
- the LOC143057946 gene encoding transcription initiation factor TFIID subunit 10-like isoform X5 is translated as MIYESPQQGNLIPSGGASDNRAGGPLTDFVQQLEDYAPTIPDSVTAFYLNRAGFEASDPRITRLVSIAAQKFVSDIANEALQHCKMKSSSGQTKSKGKDKRLTLTMDDLTPALAEYGINVKKPAYFV
- the LOC143057946 gene encoding transcription initiation factor TFIID subunit 10-like isoform X3 gives rise to the protein MLHSSFYDNMNTEPADESPQQGNLIPSGGASDNRAGGPLTDFVQQLEDYAPTIPDSVTAFYLNRAGFEASDPRITRLVSIAAQKFVSDIANEALQHCKMKSSSGQTKSKGKDKRLTLTMDDLTPALAEYGINVKKPAYFV
- the LOC143057946 gene encoding transcription initiation factor TFIID subunit 10-like isoform X2; its protein translation is MWWKVKTCYFSQETHCLYESPQQGNLIPSGGASDNRAGGPLTDFVQQLEDYAPTIPDSVTAFYLNRAGFEASDPRITRLVSIAAQKFVSDIANEALQHCKMKSSSGQTKSKGKDKRLTLTMDDLTPALAEYGINVKKPAYFV